Proteins co-encoded in one Dasypus novemcinctus isolate mDasNov1 chromosome 6, mDasNov1.1.hap2, whole genome shotgun sequence genomic window:
- the FOXI2 gene encoding forkhead box protein I2, translated as MAAYCDGLGACAAPHGPARAAAHPAGYAHGDLGPGGGPRLWANAPALSPALYAPGPGPPPPYSAPGCAAPGPLLGAAGGLAGADLAWLSLAGQQELLRLVRPPYSYSALIAMAIQSAPLRRLTLSQIYQYVAGNFPFYKRSKAGWQNSIRHNLSLNDCFKKVPRGEDDPGKGNYWTLDPNCEKMFDNGNFRRKRKRRGEASAAARGSPRGARAQALEPLGAASPHLQASPSPPAPEAAACFSRFTSAMGPLAGGLGAFPGGLAGDFPFGRPSAFVAQGPQAPCPAPGFTAGPQAAASGFCVSHLIYRREGTEV; from the exons ATGGCCGCGTACTGCGACGGCCTGGGAGCCTGCGCGGCCCCGCACGGTCCGGCCCGGGCCGCCGCGCATCCGGCGGGCTACGCGCACGGCGACCTGGGGCCCGGCGGTGGCCCGCGCCTGTGGGCGAACGCCCCCGCGCTCAGCCCCGCGCTCTACGCGCCGGGCCCCGGGCCCCCGCCGCCCTACTCGGCGCCCGGCTGCGCGGCCCCGGGCCCGCTCCTCGGCGCCGCGGGCGGCCTGGCGGGCGCCGACCTGGCGTGGCTGAGCCTGGCGGGCCAGCAGGAGCTGCTGCGGCTGGTGCGGCCGCCCTACTCGTACTCGGCGCTCATCGCCATGGCCATCCAGAGCGCGCCGCTGCGGAGGCTGACGCTCAGCCAGATCTACCAGTACGTGGCCGGCAACTTCCCCTTCTACAAGCGCAGCAAGGCGGGCTGGCAGAACTCCATCCGCCACAACCTGTCGCTCAACGACTGCTTCAAGAAGGTGCCCCGCGGGGAGGACGACCCAG GGAAAGGCAACTACTGGACGCTGGACCCAAACTGCGAGAAGATGTTCGACAACGGGAACTTccgaaggaaaaggaagaggagaggggaggcGAGCGCGGCGGCGCGCGGGAGCCCGAGAGGAGCCCGGGCGCAGGCGCTGGAGCCCTTGGGCGCCGCCTCCCCGCACCTGCAGGCCTCGCCGTCGCCGCCCGCGCCCGAGGCCGCCGCCTGCTTCTCCCGCTTTACCTCGGCCATGGGCCCTCTGGCCGGCGGCCTTGGCGCCTTCCCCGGGGGCCTGGCGGGTGACTTTCCGTTCGGGCGGCCGTCGGCGTTTGTGGcccaaggtccccaggccccctgccctgcccccggcTTCACCGCGGGCCCCCAGGCAGCGGCCTCCGGCTTCTGCGTCAGTCACCTCATCTACAGGCGGGAAGGGACCGAAGTTTGA